A single Methanolobus sp. ZRKC5 DNA region contains:
- a CDS encoding FprA family A-type flavoprotein: MDDYKPLELAKGIYWVGVVDWNLRDFHGYETPKGGSYNAYLVVDEKIALIDTVKAPFAGEMLKRISQIVDPSKIDYVISNHVEMDHSSSISTIMDIAPGAKLFASSKGQTGLSEYYKEEGFDKWDLQVVGTGDELSLGKRTLMFVEATMLHWPDSMQTYVKEDRILFSNDAFGQHLATSKRFDDEVDDVMEDAGIYYANILLPFGSQVLKYVEKLKELDVSPEMIAPAHGLIWRKGVSRVIEEYGKWARGYSLPKLLVIYDTMWGSTEKMAMEIVEGARASGVEVSLRHLRKNDWSLTMKELMDASIVAIGSPTMNNGMFFTTSGFLTYMKGLRPKGKKYFLFGSYGWGGGAVKGMEKEIESAKFELAMESMQVKFRPYEEDKRACRDIGYKLGEMAKENAKS, translated from the coding sequence ATGGATGATTACAAACCACTTGAGCTGGCCAAAGGAATATACTGGGTAGGTGTTGTTGACTGGAACCTGCGCGACTTCCATGGATACGAAACTCCAAAAGGTGGCAGTTACAATGCATACCTTGTAGTTGATGAGAAAATTGCCCTCATAGACACTGTAAAAGCACCATTTGCAGGAGAGATGCTCAAGCGTATAAGCCAGATAGTCGATCCTTCAAAAATCGATTATGTAATTTCCAACCATGTCGAGATGGATCATTCCAGTTCTATATCTACCATCATGGACATTGCACCCGGTGCAAAGTTGTTTGCATCATCCAAAGGACAAACTGGGCTTTCTGAATACTACAAAGAAGAAGGCTTTGACAAATGGGACCTTCAGGTTGTTGGGACCGGGGATGAACTAAGCCTTGGAAAAAGGACACTGATGTTCGTTGAAGCCACCATGCTGCACTGGCCTGACAGTATGCAGACCTATGTGAAAGAAGACAGAATACTTTTCTCAAATGACGCCTTCGGACAGCACTTGGCAACATCAAAACGTTTTGATGATGAGGTTGATGATGTAATGGAAGATGCAGGCATATACTATGCCAACATCCTGCTGCCTTTCGGATCACAGGTACTCAAGTACGTGGAAAAGCTGAAAGAGCTCGATGTAAGTCCTGAAATGATAGCTCCTGCACATGGACTCATCTGGAGAAAAGGCGTATCAAGAGTAATTGAAGAATATGGCAAATGGGCAAGAGGATATTCTTTACCCAAGCTGCTTGTCATCTATGATACCATGTGGGGAAGCACTGAAAAAATGGCAATGGAAATCGTTGAGGGAGCAAGGGCATCAGGGGTTGAAGTGAGCCTGAGGCACCTGCGCAAGAACGATTGGAGTCTAACCATGAAAGAACTCATGGATGCATCTATCGTCGCAATTGGCTCGCCCACAATGAATAACGGAATGTTCTTTACAACATCCGGATTCCTCACTTACATGAAAGGACTGCGCCCAAAAGGCAAGAAATACTTCCTATTCGGTTCTTACGGTTGGGGCGGGGGAGCGGTCAAAGGAATGGAAAAAGAGATTGAAAGCGCAAAATTCGAACTTGCCATGGAGAGTATGCAGGTAAAATTCAGACCTTATGAGGAAGACAAGAGAGCGTGCCGTGATATCGGTTACAAGCTTGGGGAAATGGCAAAAGAGAATGCAAAATCTTAA
- a CDS encoding CBS domain-containing protein has translation MIQKKEENLEKKESEKKTEDNPRDRNKLSDICAEIKINQIMSKETTVVRDTEPIENIIELMAKTPYHSYPVLNSNDELVGIVDQDNILEFLFFERSHRNHHTHLMAIKALSEEASSLMVHHPVTLPYNTNLCDAADIMIKHHIDRLCITKNKKLLGVVSKSDMIKKIHGLRRK, from the coding sequence ATGATACAAAAGAAAGAGGAAAACCTGGAAAAAAAGGAAAGTGAAAAAAAGACAGAAGATAATCCTAGAGATAGGAACAAATTATCTGACATTTGTGCTGAGATTAAAATCAACCAGATAATGTCAAAAGAAACCACTGTCGTAAGGGATACTGAACCTATCGAAAATATCATAGAACTTATGGCAAAGACACCATACCACAGCTATCCTGTACTGAATTCAAATGATGAACTGGTTGGTATCGTTGACCAGGATAATATACTTGAATTTCTCTTTTTTGAAAGAAGCCATCGAAATCACCATACGCACCTGATGGCCATCAAAGCATTAAGTGAAGAGGCATCCAGCCTTATGGTGCATCACCCTGTAACACTCCCCTATAATACAAACCTCTGTGATGCTGCTGACATAATGATCAAACATCATATTGATCGGTTGTGTATTACCAAGAACAAAAAACTGCTTGGTGTCGTTTCAAAATCAGATATGATTAAAAAAATACATGGATTGCGGAGAAAATGA
- a CDS encoding inositol-3-phosphate synthase, which yields MDKIKIAIAGIGNCASSLIQGIEYYKNKEENDAVGLMHWDVGGYKPFDIEVVAAFDIDERKVGKDVSEAIFAPPNCTAVFCPEMPKAGVIVKMGNILDGVSEHMVNYSDNRRFIPSTEKEADKDQVVKELKDSGAEILLNYLPVGSEEAVHFYAECALEAGVAYINNMPVFIVSNPEWAAKFEEKGIPIIGDDIKAQLGATITHRTLVDLFRKRGVKLERTYQLNTGGNTDFLNMLNRNRLASKKESKTEAVQSVVGQRMDDDNIHVGPSDYVPWQNDNKVCFLRMEGKLFGDVPMNIELRLSVEDSPNSAGVVIDAIRCCKLALERGIGGILYSPSSYFMKHPPKQFTDDEAHMMTDEFIRGLRDN from the coding sequence ATGGACAAAATCAAGATCGCAATTGCAGGTATTGGCAATTGTGCAAGCTCTCTTATCCAAGGCATTGAGTATTATAAAAACAAAGAAGAAAACGATGCTGTAGGCCTTATGCACTGGGATGTTGGTGGTTACAAGCCATTTGATATTGAAGTCGTCGCTGCATTTGATATTGATGAAAGGAAGGTTGGTAAGGATGTTTCAGAGGCCATCTTTGCACCTCCCAACTGTACGGCAGTATTCTGCCCTGAGATGCCAAAAGCCGGCGTAATCGTAAAAATGGGGAATATTCTCGACGGTGTTTCCGAACACATGGTAAATTACAGTGATAACAGGAGATTTATTCCTTCCACTGAAAAAGAAGCCGATAAGGACCAGGTAGTGAAAGAATTAAAGGACTCAGGAGCTGAGATATTACTTAACTATCTTCCGGTAGGTTCTGAGGAAGCCGTTCATTTCTACGCAGAGTGTGCTCTTGAGGCAGGAGTTGCATACATTAACAATATGCCTGTTTTTATCGTGAGCAACCCTGAATGGGCAGCGAAGTTCGAAGAGAAGGGTATCCCTATCATTGGTGATGATATAAAAGCCCAGCTTGGTGCAACCATTACTCACAGAACTCTTGTAGACCTTTTCCGCAAACGTGGTGTGAAACTGGAGAGGACGTATCAGCTTAATACCGGAGGTAATACTGATTTCCTTAACATGCTTAACAGGAACCGCCTTGCTTCAAAGAAAGAATCCAAAACAGAAGCTGTTCAGTCCGTAGTTGGCCAGAGAATGGATGATGATAATATCCATGTTGGTCCAAGCGACTATGTTCCATGGCAGAATGATAATAAGGTCTGCTTCCTGAGGATGGAAGGGAAGCTCTTTGGTGATGTTCCAATGAATATAGAGCTTCGTCTCTCGGTAGAGGATTCCCCTAACTCCGCAGGAGTGGTCATTGATGCTATCAGATGCTGCAAGCTTGCCCTTGAAAGAGGTATTGGAGGTATACTGTACTCACCATCATCCTATTTCATGAAACATCCGCCAAAGCAGTTCACAGATGATGAAGCTCACATGATGACTGATGAGTTCATCAGAGGTCTGCGGGACAACTGA
- a CDS encoding cation:proton antiporter yields the protein MEVLLQILVILFLARILSEISERFGLPGIIGEIGAGFIFALALKPDDIETFTFFAELGAIFLLFTAGYKEVHIKDLKAASTNALIPTISQILVAFGFGFILGEMFGFSFIESLFMAVAFSPTSISVVVKTLIDTDYLSSKPGSMMLTSAIFDDIIGIFLLSIVVSFATLNQFPSGIHILGIFGQILAFIIIIGILGWKLFSRLFEYVQKMHTKESLFSFVILIALFSAYLSEAFGLHAVIGAFFGGILISDLPLAKIETVQKKVSGIAYGFFTPLFFAFIGLSVDIEILYTAGAFAILVIVLALSGKLIGGFIGTKLVGFSSMDSLIFGIGMMPRAGVELVVIAIGKELGIISNEVFSAIVLMVVVSIIITPILLEMSIRYKERGMAVSE from the coding sequence ATGGAAGTGCTCCTCCAGATATTGGTCATATTGTTCTTAGCAAGAATACTCAGTGAGATTAGCGAAAGATTCGGACTGCCAGGCATAATTGGAGAAATTGGAGCCGGATTTATCTTTGCTCTTGCTTTAAAACCTGATGATATTGAGACGTTCACATTCTTTGCAGAACTGGGAGCCATATTCCTGCTATTTACTGCAGGTTACAAAGAGGTGCATATAAAGGATCTGAAAGCTGCATCAACAAATGCACTCATCCCTACAATATCACAGATACTTGTGGCGTTTGGTTTTGGATTCATATTGGGAGAAATGTTCGGTTTTAGTTTCATAGAGAGTCTGTTCATGGCGGTTGCTTTTAGCCCCACAAGTATTAGTGTTGTTGTTAAAACGTTGATAGATACTGATTATCTTTCAAGCAAACCAGGATCGATGATGCTCACATCAGCAATATTCGACGATATAATAGGCATATTCCTGTTGTCCATTGTAGTATCATTTGCAACACTCAATCAATTCCCCTCAGGCATCCACATACTTGGTATCTTTGGACAAATACTGGCATTCATAATCATAATAGGCATTTTGGGATGGAAGCTCTTCTCGCGCCTTTTCGAATACGTACAGAAAATGCACACTAAAGAATCACTGTTCTCTTTTGTGATACTCATTGCATTATTCTCAGCATACCTTTCAGAGGCATTCGGGCTGCATGCAGTCATTGGTGCTTTTTTTGGCGGAATACTTATCTCAGACCTGCCACTTGCAAAAATAGAGACCGTGCAAAAAAAGGTTAGTGGTATTGCCTACGGATTTTTCACACCACTTTTCTTTGCTTTCATAGGGCTTTCAGTAGATATCGAAATACTATACACCGCTGGCGCCTTTGCTATACTTGTTATTGTACTTGCCCTTTCAGGAAAACTTATCGGAGGATTCATTGGCACAAAACTGGTGGGTTTTAGTTCCATGGATAGTCTGATATTTGGAATAGGCATGATGCCACGTGCCGGAGTAGAACTTGTGGTTATTGCAATAGGTAAGGAACTTGGAATAATCAGCAATGAGGTATTCTCTGCTATTGTATTGATGGTTGTCGTATCCATTATCATCACTCCGATACTACTGGAAATGTCTATTCGATACAAAGAACGAGGAATGGCAGTATCCGAGTAG
- a CDS encoding ferredoxin-thioredoxin reductase catalytic domain-containing protein — protein MRFENDLEAEFYEKSRKNAETSGYKLNSDWDVITTAVKGICNNKKEYGEWYCFCQKRTGDKEQDKKIICPCAARVRDVEVRGACKCGLYIK, from the coding sequence ATGAGATTCGAAAATGACCTAGAAGCCGAATTCTATGAAAAGTCCAGGAAAAATGCTGAAACATCAGGATACAAACTCAATTCCGACTGGGACGTTATCACAACTGCTGTAAAAGGTATTTGCAACAACAAGAAGGAATATGGTGAATGGTACTGCTTCTGTCAAAAAAGAACAGGTGACAAGGAACAGGACAAGAAGATAATCTGCCCATGTGCTGCAAGAGTAAGAGATGTTGAAGTGCGCGGCGCATGCAAGTGCGGACTTTACATCAAGTAA
- a CDS encoding ferritin family protein, whose protein sequence is MKDILHEIAEELDQLKSMDQAIGLAIELEEEGMEYYSEKASVMKNETASKLYVFLADEEKKHAEYLKQFRESKHIPEVEFTFPKFKASFTEEFSDEKLEEIGILLAALRFEHKSEYFYIELADRADNEEQRVFFEKIAAAERGHYQIIDELLGAATEFRMQT, encoded by the coding sequence ATGAAAGATATACTACATGAGATCGCAGAAGAGCTTGATCAACTAAAATCAATGGACCAGGCAATAGGTCTGGCAATAGAACTTGAAGAAGAGGGAATGGAGTATTACAGTGAAAAAGCATCTGTAATGAAGAACGAGACTGCCAGCAAACTATATGTTTTCCTTGCCGATGAGGAAAAAAAGCACGCTGAATATCTAAAGCAATTCAGGGAAAGCAAGCACATTCCTGAAGTCGAATTCACTTTCCCAAAATTCAAGGCATCATTCACGGAAGAATTCTCTGATGAGAAACTCGAAGAGATCGGTATACTTCTCGCAGCCCTTAGATTCGAGCACAAAAGTGAGTATTTCTATATTGAACTTGCAGATAGAGCAGATAACGAAGAGCAGCGTGTGTTCTTTGAAAAGATAGCTGCTGCTGAAAGGGGACACTACCAGATAATTGATGAGTTGCTTGGTGCTGCAACTGAGTTCAGAATGCAGACATAA